One genomic window of Oryctolagus cuniculus chromosome 11, mOryCun1.1, whole genome shotgun sequence includes the following:
- the FNDC11 gene encoding fibronectin type III domain-containing protein 11: MNFQVRGLGLDKMKLDSPQSCLDQEEVEEAEEAEDQQLLEPEAWRTYVERRNALREFLASDLSPHLLKRHHARVQLLRKCSYYIEVLPKHLALGDQNPLVLPSAMFQLIDPWKFQRMKKVGTAQTKIQLLLLGDLLEQLDRGRAVLDALLESPDPRPFLAGWALVEQRLTDLSATMDSFLAIMVPGRLHIKHRLVSDIGATKIPHIRLMLSTKTPVMFDRKESVAHQDWASLRWFVTLQPAAPEQFELRFKLLEPRTQQERTHGGVIPVAACAFAVRNLLPSRSYRFTIKRAESYTLVYEPWRDSLTLHTKPGPQSAG; encoded by the coding sequence atgAACTTCCAGGtgaggggcctgggcctggacaaGATGAAGCTGGACAGCCCGCAGTCCTGCCTGgaccaggaggaggtggaggaggcggaggaggccgAGGACCAGCAGCTGCTGGAGCCCGAGGCCTGGAGGACCTACGTGGAACGCCGCAACGCCCTGCGGGAGTTCCTGGCCTCGGACCTGAGCCCCCACCTGCTGAAGCGCCACCACGCGCGCGTGCAGCTGCTCCGGAAGTGCTCCTACTACATCGAGGTCctccccaagcacctggccctgggCGACCAGAACCCGCTGGTGCTGCCCAGCGCCATGTTCCAGCTCATCGACCCCTGGAAGTTCCAGCGCATGAAGAAGGTGGGGACGGCGCAGACCAAgatccagctgctgctgcttggcgacctgctggagcagctggaccgCGGCCGCGCCGTGCTGGACGCCCTGCTGGAGTCGCCCGACCCGCGGCCCTTCCTGGCCGGCTGGGCGCTGGTGGAGCAGCGGCTGACGGACCTGTCGGCCACCATGGACAGCTTCCTGGCCATCATGGTGCCCGGGCGCCTGCACATTAAGCACCGCCTGGTGTCCGACATCGGGGCCACCAAGATCCCCCACATCCGGCTCATGCTGAGCACCAAGACGCCGGTCATGTTCGACCGCAAGGAGTCGGTGGcccaccaggactgggccagcctgcgCTGGTTCGTCACCCTGCAGCCCGCGGCGCCCGAGCAGTTCGAGCTGCGCTTCAAGCTGCTGGAGCCGCGGACGCAGCAGGAGCGCACGCACGGCGGCGTGATCCCCGTGGCCGCCTGCGCCTTCGCCGTCCGCAACCTGCTGCCCAGCCGCTCCTACAGGTTCACCATCAAGAGGGCCGAGAGCTACACGCTGGTGTACGAGCCCTGGCGGGACAGCCTCACCCTGCACACCAAGCCGGGCCCCCAGTCGGCCGGGTGA
- the LOC127485774 gene encoding tyrosine-protein kinase Srms isoform X2: MEPFLRKRLAFLSSFWDKIWPASEPDEGAGLTPEPPAAEPAPRATPESPARSAAELNDGRGGRPCAPRQDGDYVPAPRLSGQPGSGPLPLAQGAAAAPELRSDQPWFFRGITRTQAQQLLLSPANAPGAFLIRPSESSLGGYSLSVRAKARVCHYRIGRVPGGLYLQEGRLFPSLEALLSYYKANWRLIHNPLLQPCLPQGPERQDPWERPRWEFALRRKLGEGCFGEVWEGLWLGSAPVAVKVVKAAMKLTDLAKEMEVLKGLRHERLIRLLAVCSGEPVFIVTELMSRGSLQALLASPEGRALGLPLLLGFACQVAEGMSYLEQQRVVHRDLAARNVLVGDDLSCKVADFGLARLLKDDVYSPSSGSKIPVKWTAPEAAHFRIFSQKSDVWSFGVLLYEVFAYGQCPYEGMTNQETLQQLARGYRLPRPAACPAEVYLLMLGCWRDGPEERPAFALLWEQLATVHRRLLPALA, translated from the exons ATGGAGCCCTTCCTCAGGAAGCGGCTGGCCTTCCTGTCCTCCTTCTGGGACAAGATCTGGCCGGCGAGCGAGCCGGACGAGGGCGCGGGGCTCACGCCCGAGCCCCCTGccgctgagccggcgccgcgtgCGACTCCCGAGTCCCCAGCGCGCAGCGCCGCGGAGCTGAACGACGGCCGCGGGGGCCGGCCCTGCGCGCCCCGCCAGGACGGCGACTACGTCCCGGCCCCCAGGCTCTCGGGCCAGCCCGGCTCTGGGCCATTGCCCCTCGCCCAGGGTGCCGCGGCCGCCCCGGAGCTGCGCTCGGACCAACC CTGGTTCTTCCGTGGGATCACCCGGACCCAggcccagcagctgctgctgtccCCTGCCAACGCGCCCGGGGCCTTCCTCATCAGACCCAGCGAGAGCAGCCTCGGCGGCTACTCACTGTCAG TCCGGGCCAAGGCCAGAGTCTGCCACTACCGCATCGGCCGTGTGCCCGGGGGCCTCTACCTGCAGGAGGGCCGGCTCTTCCCCAGCCTAGAGGCCCTGCTCAGCTACTACAAGGCCAACTGGAGGCTGATCCACAAccccctgctgcagccctgcctgccccag GGGCCCGAGCGGCAGGACCCGTGGGAGCGGCCTCGCTGGGAGTTCGCTCTGCGGCGGAAGCTGGGTGAAGGCTGCTTTGGGGAGGTGTGGGAAGGCCTGTGGCTGGGCTCCGCGCCCGTGGCGGTCAAGGTCGTCAAGGCAg CCATGAAGCTGACCGACCTGGCCAAGGAGATGGAGGTGCTCAAGGGCCTGCGGCACGAGCGGCTCATCCGGCTGCTGGCCGTGTGCAGCGGGGAGCCCGTCTTCATCGTCACCGAGCTCATGAGCAGGGGCAGCCTGCAGGCCCTCCTGGCCA GCCCTGAGGGCCgggccctgggcctgcccctccTGCTGGGCTTCGCCTGCCAGGTGGCCGAGGGCATGAGCTACCTAGAGCAGCAGCGCGTTGTGCACCGGGACCTGGCCGCCAGGAACGTGCTGGTGGGTGACGACCTCAGCTGCAAGGTGGCGGACTTCGGCCTGGCTCGGCTGCTCAAG GACGACGTCTACTCCCCGAGCAGCGGGTCCAAGATCCCCGTCAAGTGGACGGCGCCCGAAGCAGCCCATTTCCGCATCTTCTCCCAGAAGTCTGACGTCTGGTCCTTTGGTGTCCTGCTCTACGAGGTGTTCGCCTATGGCCAGTGTCCCTACGAAG GGATGACCAACCAGGAGACGCTGCAGCAGCTGGCGCGGGGGTACCGGCTGCCGCGCCCGGCCGCCTGCCCGGCGGAGGTGTACCTGCTCATGCTGGGGTGCTGGAGGGACGGCCCCGAGGAGCGGCCCGCGTTCGCCCTGCTGTGGGAGCAGCTGGCCACCGTCCACAGACGCCTGCTCCCGGCTCTCGCCTGA
- the LOC127485774 gene encoding tyrosine-protein kinase Srms isoform X4 yields MEPFLRKRLAFLSSFWDKIWPASEPDEGAGLTPEPPAAEPAPRATPESPARSAAELNDGRGGRPCAPRQDGDYVPAPRLSGQPGSGPLPLAQGAAAAPELRSDQPWFFRGITRTQAQQLLLSPANAPGAFLIRPSESSLGGYSLSVRAKARVCHYRIGRVPGGLYLQEGRLFPSLEALLSYYKANWRLIHNPLLQPCLPQGPERQDPWERPRWEFALRRKLGEGCFGEVWEGLWLGSAPVAVKVVKAAAMKLTDLAKEMEVLKGLRHERLIRLLAVCSGEPVFIVTELMSRGSLQALLASPEGRALGLPLLLGFACQVAEGMSYLEQQRVVHRDLAARNVLVGDDLSCKVADFGLARLLKDDVYSPSSGSKIPVKWTAPEAAHFRIFSQKSDVWSFGVLLYEG; encoded by the exons ATGGAGCCCTTCCTCAGGAAGCGGCTGGCCTTCCTGTCCTCCTTCTGGGACAAGATCTGGCCGGCGAGCGAGCCGGACGAGGGCGCGGGGCTCACGCCCGAGCCCCCTGccgctgagccggcgccgcgtgCGACTCCCGAGTCCCCAGCGCGCAGCGCCGCGGAGCTGAACGACGGCCGCGGGGGCCGGCCCTGCGCGCCCCGCCAGGACGGCGACTACGTCCCGGCCCCCAGGCTCTCGGGCCAGCCCGGCTCTGGGCCATTGCCCCTCGCCCAGGGTGCCGCGGCCGCCCCGGAGCTGCGCTCGGACCAACC CTGGTTCTTCCGTGGGATCACCCGGACCCAggcccagcagctgctgctgtccCCTGCCAACGCGCCCGGGGCCTTCCTCATCAGACCCAGCGAGAGCAGCCTCGGCGGCTACTCACTGTCAG TCCGGGCCAAGGCCAGAGTCTGCCACTACCGCATCGGCCGTGTGCCCGGGGGCCTCTACCTGCAGGAGGGCCGGCTCTTCCCCAGCCTAGAGGCCCTGCTCAGCTACTACAAGGCCAACTGGAGGCTGATCCACAAccccctgctgcagccctgcctgccccag GGGCCCGAGCGGCAGGACCCGTGGGAGCGGCCTCGCTGGGAGTTCGCTCTGCGGCGGAAGCTGGGTGAAGGCTGCTTTGGGGAGGTGTGGGAAGGCCTGTGGCTGGGCTCCGCGCCCGTGGCGGTCAAGGTCGTCAAGGCAg CAGCCATGAAGCTGACCGACCTGGCCAAGGAGATGGAGGTGCTCAAGGGCCTGCGGCACGAGCGGCTCATCCGGCTGCTGGCCGTGTGCAGCGGGGAGCCCGTCTTCATCGTCACCGAGCTCATGAGCAGGGGCAGCCTGCAGGCCCTCCTGGCCA GCCCTGAGGGCCgggccctgggcctgcccctccTGCTGGGCTTCGCCTGCCAGGTGGCCGAGGGCATGAGCTACCTAGAGCAGCAGCGCGTTGTGCACCGGGACCTGGCCGCCAGGAACGTGCTGGTGGGTGACGACCTCAGCTGCAAGGTGGCGGACTTCGGCCTGGCTCGGCTGCTCAAG GACGACGTCTACTCCCCGAGCAGCGGGTCCAAGATCCCCGTCAAGTGGACGGCGCCCGAAGCAGCCCATTTCCGCATCTTCTCCCAGAAGTCTGACGTCTGGTCCTTTGGTGTCCTGCTCTACGAG GGATGA
- the LOC127485774 gene encoding tyrosine-protein kinase Srms isoform X1, translating into MEPFLRKRLAFLSSFWDKIWPASEPDEGAGLTPEPPAAEPAPRATPESPARSAAELNDGRGGRPCAPRQDGDYVPAPRLSGQPGSGPLPLAQGAAAAPELRSDQPWFFRGITRTQAQQLLLSPANAPGAFLIRPSESSLGGYSLSVRAKARVCHYRIGRVPGGLYLQEGRLFPSLEALLSYYKANWRLIHNPLLQPCLPQGPERQDPWERPRWEFALRRKLGEGCFGEVWEGLWLGSAPVAVKVVKAAAMKLTDLAKEMEVLKGLRHERLIRLLAVCSGEPVFIVTELMSRGSLQALLASPEGRALGLPLLLGFACQVAEGMSYLEQQRVVHRDLAARNVLVGDDLSCKVADFGLARLLKDDVYSPSSGSKIPVKWTAPEAAHFRIFSQKSDVWSFGVLLYEVFAYGQCPYEGMTNQETLQQLARGYRLPRPAACPAEVYLLMLGCWRDGPEERPAFALLWEQLATVHRRLLPALA; encoded by the exons ATGGAGCCCTTCCTCAGGAAGCGGCTGGCCTTCCTGTCCTCCTTCTGGGACAAGATCTGGCCGGCGAGCGAGCCGGACGAGGGCGCGGGGCTCACGCCCGAGCCCCCTGccgctgagccggcgccgcgtgCGACTCCCGAGTCCCCAGCGCGCAGCGCCGCGGAGCTGAACGACGGCCGCGGGGGCCGGCCCTGCGCGCCCCGCCAGGACGGCGACTACGTCCCGGCCCCCAGGCTCTCGGGCCAGCCCGGCTCTGGGCCATTGCCCCTCGCCCAGGGTGCCGCGGCCGCCCCGGAGCTGCGCTCGGACCAACC CTGGTTCTTCCGTGGGATCACCCGGACCCAggcccagcagctgctgctgtccCCTGCCAACGCGCCCGGGGCCTTCCTCATCAGACCCAGCGAGAGCAGCCTCGGCGGCTACTCACTGTCAG TCCGGGCCAAGGCCAGAGTCTGCCACTACCGCATCGGCCGTGTGCCCGGGGGCCTCTACCTGCAGGAGGGCCGGCTCTTCCCCAGCCTAGAGGCCCTGCTCAGCTACTACAAGGCCAACTGGAGGCTGATCCACAAccccctgctgcagccctgcctgccccag GGGCCCGAGCGGCAGGACCCGTGGGAGCGGCCTCGCTGGGAGTTCGCTCTGCGGCGGAAGCTGGGTGAAGGCTGCTTTGGGGAGGTGTGGGAAGGCCTGTGGCTGGGCTCCGCGCCCGTGGCGGTCAAGGTCGTCAAGGCAg CAGCCATGAAGCTGACCGACCTGGCCAAGGAGATGGAGGTGCTCAAGGGCCTGCGGCACGAGCGGCTCATCCGGCTGCTGGCCGTGTGCAGCGGGGAGCCCGTCTTCATCGTCACCGAGCTCATGAGCAGGGGCAGCCTGCAGGCCCTCCTGGCCA GCCCTGAGGGCCgggccctgggcctgcccctccTGCTGGGCTTCGCCTGCCAGGTGGCCGAGGGCATGAGCTACCTAGAGCAGCAGCGCGTTGTGCACCGGGACCTGGCCGCCAGGAACGTGCTGGTGGGTGACGACCTCAGCTGCAAGGTGGCGGACTTCGGCCTGGCTCGGCTGCTCAAG GACGACGTCTACTCCCCGAGCAGCGGGTCCAAGATCCCCGTCAAGTGGACGGCGCCCGAAGCAGCCCATTTCCGCATCTTCTCCCAGAAGTCTGACGTCTGGTCCTTTGGTGTCCTGCTCTACGAGGTGTTCGCCTATGGCCAGTGTCCCTACGAAG GGATGACCAACCAGGAGACGCTGCAGCAGCTGGCGCGGGGGTACCGGCTGCCGCGCCCGGCCGCCTGCCCGGCGGAGGTGTACCTGCTCATGCTGGGGTGCTGGAGGGACGGCCCCGAGGAGCGGCCCGCGTTCGCCCTGCTGTGGGAGCAGCTGGCCACCGTCCACAGACGCCTGCTCCCGGCTCTCGCCTGA
- the LOC127485774 gene encoding tyrosine-protein kinase Srms isoform X3 codes for MEPFLRKRLAFLSSFWDKIWPASEPDEGAGLTPEPPAAEPAPRATPESPARSAAELNDGRGGRPCAPRQDGDYVPAPRLSGQPGSGPLPLAQGAAAAPELRSDQPWFFRGITRTQAQQLLLSPANAPGAFLIRPSESSLGGYSLSVRAKARVCHYRIGRVPGGLYLQEGRLFPSLEALLSYYKANWRLIHNPLLQPCLPQGPSDALGGPGAAWSPAAAMKLTDLAKEMEVLKGLRHERLIRLLAVCSGEPVFIVTELMSRGSLQALLASPEGRALGLPLLLGFACQVAEGMSYLEQQRVVHRDLAARNVLVGDDLSCKVADFGLARLLKDDVYSPSSGSKIPVKWTAPEAAHFRIFSQKSDVWSFGVLLYEVFAYGQCPYEGMTNQETLQQLARGYRLPRPAACPAEVYLLMLGCWRDGPEERPAFALLWEQLATVHRRLLPALA; via the exons ATGGAGCCCTTCCTCAGGAAGCGGCTGGCCTTCCTGTCCTCCTTCTGGGACAAGATCTGGCCGGCGAGCGAGCCGGACGAGGGCGCGGGGCTCACGCCCGAGCCCCCTGccgctgagccggcgccgcgtgCGACTCCCGAGTCCCCAGCGCGCAGCGCCGCGGAGCTGAACGACGGCCGCGGGGGCCGGCCCTGCGCGCCCCGCCAGGACGGCGACTACGTCCCGGCCCCCAGGCTCTCGGGCCAGCCCGGCTCTGGGCCATTGCCCCTCGCCCAGGGTGCCGCGGCCGCCCCGGAGCTGCGCTCGGACCAACC CTGGTTCTTCCGTGGGATCACCCGGACCCAggcccagcagctgctgctgtccCCTGCCAACGCGCCCGGGGCCTTCCTCATCAGACCCAGCGAGAGCAGCCTCGGCGGCTACTCACTGTCAG TCCGGGCCAAGGCCAGAGTCTGCCACTACCGCATCGGCCGTGTGCCCGGGGGCCTCTACCTGCAGGAGGGCCGGCTCTTCCCCAGCCTAGAGGCCCTGCTCAGCTACTACAAGGCCAACTGGAGGCTGATCCACAAccccctgctgcagccctgcctgccccag ggcccctcgGATGCCCTGGGTGGTCCTGGAGCGGCCTGGTCTCCTGCAGCAGCCATGAAGCTGACCGACCTGGCCAAGGAGATGGAGGTGCTCAAGGGCCTGCGGCACGAGCGGCTCATCCGGCTGCTGGCCGTGTGCAGCGGGGAGCCCGTCTTCATCGTCACCGAGCTCATGAGCAGGGGCAGCCTGCAGGCCCTCCTGGCCA GCCCTGAGGGCCgggccctgggcctgcccctccTGCTGGGCTTCGCCTGCCAGGTGGCCGAGGGCATGAGCTACCTAGAGCAGCAGCGCGTTGTGCACCGGGACCTGGCCGCCAGGAACGTGCTGGTGGGTGACGACCTCAGCTGCAAGGTGGCGGACTTCGGCCTGGCTCGGCTGCTCAAG GACGACGTCTACTCCCCGAGCAGCGGGTCCAAGATCCCCGTCAAGTGGACGGCGCCCGAAGCAGCCCATTTCCGCATCTTCTCCCAGAAGTCTGACGTCTGGTCCTTTGGTGTCCTGCTCTACGAGGTGTTCGCCTATGGCCAGTGTCCCTACGAAG GGATGACCAACCAGGAGACGCTGCAGCAGCTGGCGCGGGGGTACCGGCTGCCGCGCCCGGCCGCCTGCCCGGCGGAGGTGTACCTGCTCATGCTGGGGTGCTGGAGGGACGGCCCCGAGGAGCGGCCCGCGTTCGCCCTGCTGTGGGAGCAGCTGGCCACCGTCCACAGACGCCTGCTCCCGGCTCTCGCCTGA
- the EEF1A2 gene encoding elongation factor 1-alpha 2 isoform X1 — MGKEKTHINIVVIGHVDSGKSTTTGHLIYKCGGIDKRTIEKFEKEAAEMGKGSFKYAWVLDKLKAERERGITIDISLWKFETTKYYITIIDAPGHRDFIKNMITGTSQADCAVLIVAAGVGEFEAGISKNGQTREHALLAYTLGVKQLIVGVNKMDSTEPAYSEKRYDEIVKEVSAYIKKIGYNPATVPFVPISGWHGDNMLEPSPNMPWFKGWKVERKEGNASGVSLLEALDTILPPTRPTDKPLRLPLQDVYKIGGIGTVPVGRVETGILRPGMVVTFAPVNITTEVKSVEMHHEALSEALPGDNVGFNVKNVSVKDIRRGNVCGDSKSDPPQEAAQFTSQVIILNHPGQISAGYSPVIDCHTAHIACKFAELKEKIDRRSGKKLEDNPKSLKSGDAAIVEMVPGKPMCVESFSQYPPLGRFAVRDMRQTVAVGVIKNVEKKSGGAGKVTKSAQKAQKAGK; from the exons ATGGGCAAGGAGAAGACGCACATCAACATCGTGGTCATCGGCCATGTGGACTCGGGCAAGTCCACCACCACCGGCCACCTCATCTACAAGTGCGGGGGCATCGACAAGAGGACCATCGAGAAGTTTGAAAAGGAGGCGGCCGAG ATGGGGAAAGGCTCCTTCAAGTACGCCTGGGTGCTGGACAAGCTGAAGGCCGAGCGGGAGCGCGGCATCACCATCGACATCTCCCTCTGGAAGTTCGAGACCACCAAGTACTACATCACCATCATCGACGCGCCCGGCCACCGCGACTTCATCAAGAACATGATCACGGGCACGTCCCag GCGGACTGCGCGGTGCTCATCGTGGCCGCGGGCGTGGGCGAGTTTGAGGCCGGCATCTCCAAGAACGGGCAGACGCGGGAGCACGCGCTGCTGGCCTACACGCTGGGCGTGAAGCAGCTCATCGTGGGCGTCAACAAGATGGACTCCACAGAGCCGGCCTACAGCGAGAAGCGCTACGACGAGATCGTCAAGGAGGTCAGCGCCTACATCAAGAAGATCGGCTACAACCCGGCCACCGTGCCCTTCGTGCCCATCTCGGGCTGGCACGGGGACAACATGCTGGAGCCCTCCCCCAAC ATGCCGTGGTTCAAGGGCTGGAAAGTGGAGCGGAAGGAAGGCAATGCCAGCGGCGTGTCCCTGCTTGAGGCGCTGGACACCATCCTGCCCCCCACGCGCCCCACGGACAAGCCGCTGCGCCTGCCCCTGCAGGACGTGTACAAGATTGGCG GCATCGGCACGGTGCCCGTGGGCCGCGTGGAGACCGGCATCCTGCGGCCCGGCATGGTGGTGACCTTTGCCCCCGTGAACATCACCACGGAGGTGAAGTCGGTGGAGATGCACCATGAGGCGCTGAGCGAGGCGCTGCCCGGGGACAACGTGGGCTTCAACGTCAAGAACGTGTCCGTGAAGGACATCCGGCGGGGCAACGTGTGTGGGGACAGCAAGTCCGACCCGCCGCAGGAGGCCGCGCAGTTCACCTCCCAG GTCATCATCCTGAACCACCCCGGCCAGATCAGCGCCGGCTACTCGCCGGTCATCGACTGCCACACGGCCCACATCGCCTGCAAGTTCGCCGAGCTCAAGGAGAAGATCGACCGGCGCTCGGGCAAGAAGCTGGAGGACAACCCCAAGTCCCTCAAGTCCGGGGACGCGGCCATCGTGGAGATGGTGCCCGGGAAGCCCATGTGTGTGGAGAGCTTCTCCCAGTACCCGCCCCTCG GCCGCTTCGCCGTGCGCGACATGCGGCAGACGGTGGCCGTGGGCGTCATCAAGAACGTGGAGAAGAAGAGCGGCGGCGCCGGCAAGGTCACCAAGTCGGCGCAGAAGGCGCAGAAGGCCGGCAAGTGA